From one Tsukamurella tyrosinosolvens genomic stretch:
- a CDS encoding AMP-binding protein: protein MKFNLADVFEAVVDAVPERILLSFEGDQTSYAEMDGQANQVAHLFAANGIGAFDHVALFLKNSVEHVQSLLGLIKIRAVPVNVNYRYTAPELEYIFTNSDARGIIVEMPEHQRTLATLVDKLPELRTVFVIGETDPALAAAVDGADGVALVPFADAAAQSTERDFEERTGEEHYIIYTGGTTGYPKGVVWQHDDFFRKPLSAGVPYGGEPRQSLDEVGEGAKQFPPLAFLVAAPLMHGAAAYSLFTFFVLGSRIILERDFKAEQIVRNIKRDQTQTILIVGDAMGIPLVEEMEKQKDTADFSSLFSITSGGAIWSKHVRDRMAAIKPELILRDNFGASESGNDGVMTLDENGNLHAPPTDKMMVVDESFEQITETGQVGYIARVGNVPLGYYNDPEKSARTFPTLPDGRRISVLGDMGYPAEDGGIVFLGRGSQCINTGGEKVYAEEVEATLHGHPAIADALVVPVPDARYGQRVAAVISVAAGQERPSIEDVQTFARSELAGYKVPRTIVFVDQVKRTPAGKADYRWAKTTAEDAAQEASEGQPA from the coding sequence ATGAAGTTCAACCTCGCCGATGTCTTCGAGGCGGTCGTCGACGCGGTGCCGGAACGGATCCTACTGAGTTTCGAGGGGGATCAGACCTCGTACGCGGAGATGGACGGGCAGGCGAACCAAGTGGCGCACCTGTTCGCCGCGAACGGGATCGGCGCCTTCGACCACGTCGCACTGTTCCTCAAGAACAGCGTCGAGCACGTGCAGTCGCTGCTGGGGCTCATCAAGATCCGCGCGGTGCCGGTCAACGTCAACTACCGGTACACCGCACCCGAGCTCGAGTACATCTTCACCAACTCCGATGCGCGCGGCATCATCGTCGAGATGCCGGAGCATCAGCGCACGCTCGCGACGCTCGTCGACAAGCTCCCCGAGCTGCGGACCGTGTTCGTGATCGGCGAGACCGATCCGGCCCTCGCGGCCGCGGTCGACGGTGCCGACGGCGTCGCCCTGGTGCCGTTCGCCGACGCGGCGGCCCAGTCCACCGAGCGCGACTTCGAGGAGCGCACCGGCGAGGAGCACTACATCATCTACACCGGCGGCACCACGGGCTACCCGAAGGGCGTGGTGTGGCAGCACGACGACTTCTTCCGCAAGCCCTTGTCCGCCGGCGTGCCGTACGGCGGAGAGCCGCGCCAGAGCCTCGACGAGGTGGGGGAGGGCGCGAAGCAGTTCCCGCCGCTCGCCTTCCTCGTGGCCGCGCCGCTCATGCACGGCGCCGCCGCCTACTCGCTGTTCACGTTCTTCGTGCTCGGTTCCCGGATCATCCTCGAGCGGGACTTCAAGGCCGAGCAGATCGTGCGGAACATCAAGCGCGACCAGACGCAGACGATCCTCATCGTCGGCGACGCCATGGGCATCCCGCTTGTCGAGGAGATGGAGAAGCAGAAGGACACCGCGGACTTCTCGTCGCTGTTCTCGATCACGTCGGGCGGCGCCATCTGGTCCAAGCACGTGCGCGACCGGATGGCCGCGATCAAGCCCGAGCTGATCCTGCGGGACAACTTCGGCGCGTCCGAGTCGGGCAACGACGGTGTCATGACCCTCGACGAGAACGGCAACCTGCACGCGCCGCCCACCGACAAGATGATGGTGGTCGACGAGTCCTTCGAGCAGATCACCGAGACGGGCCAGGTCGGCTACATCGCCCGCGTCGGCAACGTCCCGCTCGGCTACTACAACGATCCGGAGAAGTCGGCGCGCACTTTCCCGACCCTGCCCGATGGCCGGCGGATCTCGGTGCTCGGCGACATGGGCTACCCCGCCGAGGACGGCGGCATCGTCTTCCTCGGCCGGGGGAGCCAGTGCATCAACACCGGCGGCGAGAAGGTCTACGCGGAAGAGGTCGAGGCCACCCTGCACGGGCACCCCGCGATCGCCGACGCGCTCGTGGTGCCGGTGCCGGACGCCCGTTACGGCCAGCGCGTCGCCGCGGTCATCTCCGTCGCAGCGGGCCAGGAGCGCCCGTCGATCGAGGACGTGCAGACCTTCGCCCGCAGCGAGCTCGCCGGCTACAAGGTGCCGCGCACCATCGTCTTCGTCGACCAGGTCAAGCGCACCCCGGCGGGCAAGGCCGACTACCGGTGGGCGAAGACCACGGCCGAGGACGCCGCCCAGGAGGCCTCGGAGGGGCAGCCCGCCTGA
- a CDS encoding type II toxin-antitoxin system VapC family toxin, which produces MSFLLDTNVLSELRKASRADPRVLAWAGDQDSDRYFISVITLLEVERGVLRIERRDPAGGRTYRRWFDDEVLGVFADRTIPVDRPVARFAAQLHVPDPAPENDTLLAATAIFNGLTVITRNTKDFERAGVPVVNPWEFTG; this is translated from the coding sequence GTGAGTTTCCTACTCGACACGAACGTGCTCAGCGAACTGCGCAAGGCATCTCGCGCGGATCCTCGAGTTCTCGCTTGGGCCGGCGATCAGGATTCGGATCGCTATTTCATCAGCGTGATCACGTTGCTGGAAGTAGAACGGGGTGTGCTCCGAATCGAGCGGCGGGATCCCGCGGGCGGCCGCACCTATCGGCGGTGGTTCGACGACGAGGTGCTCGGTGTGTTCGCGGACCGGACGATCCCCGTCGATCGTCCTGTCGCGCGCTTCGCTGCGCAATTGCACGTACCCGATCCGGCGCCTGAGAACGACACACTTCTCGCCGCCACCGCGATCTTTAACGGACTCACCGTCATCACCCGCAATACCAAGGATTTCGAGCGCGCCGGCGTGCCCGTCGTCAATCCCTGGGAGTTCACCGGCTGA
- a CDS encoding type II toxin-antitoxin system Phd/YefM family antitoxin, with protein MTDMVNRSISARDFNRDVSAAKRAADEAPVLITDRGEPAYVLMSIAAYRRLEKPRVSLADALAMKEPVDPDLDLEFDRAVASIDWTPREIDLS; from the coding sequence ATGACTGACATGGTGAACAGGTCGATATCCGCCCGCGACTTCAACCGGGACGTCAGCGCGGCGAAGCGGGCCGCCGATGAGGCGCCGGTCCTCATCACCGACCGAGGCGAACCGGCGTACGTTCTCATGTCGATCGCGGCGTATCGCCGGCTCGAGAAGCCCCGGGTGAGCCTCGCCGATGCGCTCGCGATGAAGGAGCCGGTCGATCCCGATCTCGATCTGGAGTTCGATCGAGCGGTCGCTTCGATCGATTGGACCCCACGGGAGATCGATCTGTCGTGA
- a CDS encoding mycothiol transferase, whose translation MPAADGQIAAFLNVAAETLDTIDRVLDDLDDTTVNAAPPVPGVNTVFALVTHVGGALGYWGGSLMAGEDIPRERSTEFRATGTVAEARAIVARLRTDVPRWAAVAATGIRNPGATGTTRRNAATATPEWVLTHMLRELAQHTGHMEICRDVVARRAD comes from the coding sequence GTGCCCGCGGCTGACGGCCAGATCGCGGCCTTCCTCAACGTCGCCGCGGAGACCCTGGACACGATCGACCGCGTGCTCGACGACCTGGACGACACGACCGTCAACGCGGCGCCTCCGGTCCCCGGCGTGAACACCGTGTTCGCGCTCGTCACGCACGTCGGCGGGGCGCTCGGCTACTGGGGCGGCTCGCTGATGGCCGGGGAGGACATCCCCCGCGAGCGGTCCACGGAGTTCCGTGCGACCGGCACCGTCGCCGAGGCCCGGGCGATCGTCGCCCGGCTGCGCACGGACGTCCCGCGCTGGGCCGCGGTCGCGGCCACCGGGATCCGCAACCCCGGCGCCACCGGCACCACGCGGCGCAACGCCGCCACGGCGACGCCGGAATGGGTGCTCACCCACATGCTGCGCGAGCTGGCCCAGCACACCGGGCACATGGAGATCTGTCGCGACGTGGTCGCGCGGCGCGCAGACTGA
- a CDS encoding nucleoside hydrolase: protein MAETKVLFDCDTGVDDSLALLYLLSKPGVDLLGIVSTAGNVPAPQVVENNLAWLELLGRTDIEVHPGSDAPLSTPLMTTEETHGPFGVGYAELPTPGRGPSEITGPQAWSDLTRAHPGEVVALVTGPCTNLALALRDDPGILARLRRLVIMGGVFWHPGNTTPTSEWNVAVDPESLWEVLRAYGELDGTGTPLPILCPLDLTETIELTPDHLLRLADAAGSSPAECLDPEDADGTRSAASNPVVRAASDAVRFYFEFHRDHDLGYIAHMHDPFAAAVALDPTIAETRAYPVDVELTGSLTRGTTIADVHGSWNRPDTAQVAVATDQAAFFDDLIDSIAGLARARG from the coding sequence GTGGCGGAAACGAAGGTCCTGTTCGACTGCGACACCGGCGTCGACGACTCCCTGGCCCTGCTGTACCTGCTGAGCAAACCCGGTGTGGATCTCCTCGGCATCGTCTCGACGGCCGGCAACGTGCCCGCGCCGCAGGTCGTGGAGAACAACCTCGCCTGGCTGGAACTGCTGGGCCGCACCGACATCGAGGTCCACCCCGGCTCGGACGCGCCGCTGTCGACCCCGCTGATGACCACCGAGGAGACCCACGGACCGTTCGGTGTCGGCTACGCCGAGCTGCCGACGCCGGGCCGCGGACCGTCGGAGATCACGGGGCCGCAGGCCTGGTCCGATCTGACCCGTGCCCACCCCGGCGAGGTCGTCGCGCTGGTGACCGGTCCGTGCACGAACCTCGCGCTGGCCCTGCGCGACGACCCCGGGATCCTCGCCCGGCTGCGCCGCCTCGTGATCATGGGCGGCGTCTTCTGGCACCCCGGCAACACCACGCCCACGTCCGAGTGGAACGTCGCCGTCGACCCCGAGTCGCTGTGGGAGGTGCTGCGCGCGTACGGCGAGCTCGACGGCACCGGCACCCCGCTCCCGATCCTCTGCCCGCTCGACCTCACCGAGACCATCGAGCTGACGCCCGACCACCTGCTGCGGCTCGCGGACGCCGCGGGCAGCAGCCCGGCGGAGTGCCTCGATCCCGAGGACGCCGACGGTACGCGGTCGGCCGCGAGCAATCCCGTCGTCCGGGCCGCCTCCGACGCCGTGCGGTTCTACTTCGAGTTCCACCGCGACCACGACCTCGGCTACATCGCGCACATGCACGACCCGTTCGCCGCGGCCGTCGCCCTGGATCCGACGATCGCCGAGACCCGGGCCTACCCTGTGGACGTGGAGCTCACCGGATCACTCACCCGCGGAACGACGATCGCCGACGTGCACGGCAGCTGGAACCGGCCGGACACGGCGCAGGTCGCCGTCGCCACCGATCAGGCGGCCTTCTTCGACGATCTGATCGACTCGATCGCAGGACTCGCCCGTGCCCGCGGCTGA
- a CDS encoding SDR family NAD(P)-dependent oxidoreductase: MPEPTAPISAEDLAAFHRVLETAALLDDGDPQSVEVQRAVGHMFKLLKRERRKSARAKVKAADRDVLERTATGNAERIDDETAGILLTTPTAGDSAGELSRPQSCYICKQPYTRIDAFYHQLCPDCAAFSHAKRDATTDLTGRRALLTGGRAKIGMYIALRLLRDGADLTITTRFPTDAARRFAELADSAEWLDRLHIVGIDLRDPSQVSALADAVAARGPLDIIINNAAQTVRRSPGAYSALVDAEAGEVPPELASRIIRFGRASSAHPAALTEALDGHTGGVSGDLAALDPAALTALALRGGSSSAARIEDGTAIDAGGLLPDLVHTNSWVQTVEEVQPLELLEVQLCNSVAPFILISKLRPALAASPARRKYVVNVSAMEGQFGRGYKGPGHPHTNMAKAALNMLTRTSSGEMLEQDGILMTAVDTGWITDERPHHTKMRLADEGFRAPLDLVDGAARVYDPIVQGENGVDLYGCFLKDYKPSPW; the protein is encoded by the coding sequence ATGCCCGAACCCACCGCCCCGATCTCCGCGGAGGATCTCGCCGCGTTCCACCGCGTGCTCGAGACCGCCGCGCTGCTCGATGACGGCGATCCGCAGTCCGTCGAGGTGCAGCGCGCCGTCGGGCACATGTTCAAGCTGCTCAAGCGTGAGCGCCGCAAGTCTGCCCGCGCGAAGGTCAAGGCCGCCGACCGCGACGTGCTCGAGCGCACCGCCACCGGCAACGCCGAGCGCATCGACGACGAGACCGCCGGCATCCTGCTGACCACGCCGACCGCCGGCGACAGCGCCGGCGAGCTGTCGCGCCCGCAGAGCTGCTACATCTGCAAGCAGCCGTACACGCGGATCGACGCGTTCTACCACCAGCTGTGCCCGGACTGCGCCGCGTTCAGCCACGCCAAGCGCGACGCGACGACCGACCTCACCGGACGCCGCGCGCTGCTCACCGGCGGCCGCGCCAAGATCGGCATGTACATCGCCCTGCGCCTGTTGCGCGACGGTGCCGACCTCACCATCACCACCCGCTTCCCGACCGACGCCGCGCGCCGCTTCGCCGAGCTCGCCGACAGCGCCGAGTGGCTCGATCGCCTGCACATCGTGGGCATCGACCTGCGCGACCCCTCGCAGGTCAGCGCACTGGCGGACGCCGTCGCCGCGCGCGGGCCGCTGGACATCATCATCAACAACGCCGCGCAGACGGTGCGCCGTTCCCCCGGTGCGTACTCCGCCCTCGTCGACGCCGAGGCCGGCGAGGTGCCGCCCGAGCTCGCGAGCCGGATCATCCGGTTCGGGCGCGCCAGCTCCGCGCATCCCGCCGCGCTGACCGAGGCCCTCGACGGGCACACCGGCGGCGTCTCCGGCGACCTCGCGGCCCTGGATCCGGCGGCGCTCACCGCGCTCGCGCTGCGAGGCGGCTCGTCGTCCGCCGCGCGCATCGAGGACGGCACCGCCATCGACGCGGGCGGCCTCCTGCCCGACCTCGTGCACACCAACTCCTGGGTGCAGACCGTCGAGGAGGTGCAGCCGCTGGAGCTGCTCGAGGTCCAGCTGTGCAACTCCGTGGCACCGTTCATCCTCATCTCGAAGCTGCGTCCGGCCCTGGCCGCCTCGCCCGCGCGCCGCAAGTACGTCGTCAACGTCTCCGCCATGGAGGGCCAGTTCGGCCGCGGGTACAAGGGACCCGGCCACCCGCACACCAACATGGCCAAGGCGGCGCTGAACATGCTCACCCGCACCTCGAGCGGGGAGATGCTGGAGCAGGACGGCATCCTCATGACCGCCGTCGACACCGGGTGGATCACCGACGAGCGGCCGCATCACACCAAGATGCGGCTCGCCGACGAGGGCTTCCGCGCCCCGCTCGACCTGGTCGACGGTGCCGCCCGCGTGTACGACCCGATCGTCCAGGGCGAGAACGGCGTCGACCTGTACGGCTGCTTCCTCAAGGACTACAAGCCGTCGCCGTGGTGA